ACCTGGGGCACTTGCCTCATCTAGACTAGCAAAGGACCAGCTTGAACCAGTCACATCTGCAGTGATACGAGAGACCTTGCCCACCTTGCCCATAGAAATAGTCACATATTCCTGTTCAGGATTAAGGGTTTTAAAACCTCGTGTATAGTTCATCAAGTCTAAAACATCTTGCTCCGTGTGAGCCATCACCGCAACCTTGACCAGTTTTGGATTTAGGCTCGTCAACTCTGACAAGATTTCCATCATATTTTCAGGTGTTTCTTGGAAATTGTGGTAACTTAAAACGAGATTTGGGAAGTCCAGCATTTCCTCAAAGACATCCTTGTAGCTATAGTACTCAAAATCAATATAGTCTGGTTGATAGAGTTGCGCCACTTCCTTGATTAGATGGATATATTCTTCCGGAGAAAGATCAATTTCTCCCCCTTCAGCGCGAGTTCGCAGAGTGAAAACCAACTCACGACCTGCGAATTTTTCAAAAATAGCTGGAGCCACCTGCAAAATCGCTTCTTTAGGCAGATAGTCGGCACGCCATTCAATGATATCAGCATCCTGATACCTCGTAGCATCCAGAGCCTGGGCCTCCTCTAAACTTCTTGGCATTACTGAAACTATTAATTTCATTTACTAACCTTCATACT
Above is a genomic segment from Streptococcus mitis containing:
- the aroD gene encoding 3-dehydroquinate dehydratase (catalyzes the dehydration of 3-dehydroquinate to form 3-dehydroshikimate in aromatic amino acid biosynthesis), translating into MKLIVSVMPRSLEEAQALDATRYQDADIIEWRADYLPKEAILQVAPAIFEKFAGRELVFTLRTRAEGGEIDLSPEEYIHLIKEVAQLYQPDYIDFEYYSYKDVFEEMLDFPNLVLSYHNFQETPENMMEILSELTSLNPKLVKVAVMAHTEQDVLDLMNYTRGFKTLNPEQEYVTISMGKVGKVSRITADVTGSSWSFASLDEASAPGQISLANMKKIREILDEA